A window from Mycobacterium saskatchewanense encodes these proteins:
- a CDS encoding alpha/beta fold hydrolase — protein sequence MTKLRYRTVNVDGIELFYREAGNPDAPALLLLHGFPTASHMFRDLIPLLAPHFRVVAPDLPGFGQTSRPPRDEFTYTFDALADVIDHFTEIVDLPCFALYIFDYGSPVGMRLTLRHPDRITALISQNGNVYEEGLSDEWNPIRTYWDEQSPENRAALRTLLTPQTTAFQYLHGVGDPSLVSPDSRTLDDYYLSRPGVDDIQLDLFLDYASNVALYPRFQEYLRNWQPRVLAVWGRTDPFFLPAGAAAFRRDVPEADVRFFDTGHFALETHAREIGHAIVEFLTKAPA from the coding sequence GTGACCAAACTCCGCTACCGCACCGTCAACGTCGATGGCATCGAGCTCTTCTACCGCGAGGCCGGTAACCCCGACGCGCCCGCGCTCCTACTGCTCCACGGCTTTCCCACCGCGAGCCACATGTTTCGCGATCTCATTCCGCTGTTGGCGCCACATTTCCGCGTCGTTGCGCCGGATCTTCCCGGCTTCGGCCAGACCTCCCGCCCACCGCGCGATGAATTCACTTACACATTCGACGCCCTCGCCGACGTGATTGATCACTTCACCGAGATCGTTGATTTGCCATGCTTCGCGCTCTACATCTTTGACTACGGCTCACCCGTTGGTATGCGGCTCACGCTTCGCCACCCTGACCGCATCACTGCTCTGATTTCGCAAAACGGGAATGTCTACGAAGAAGGACTGAGCGACGAGTGGAACCCGATCCGGACGTATTGGGATGAGCAGAGTCCGGAAAACCGCGCCGCTCTGCGAACGCTTCTGACGCCGCAAACCACCGCATTTCAATACCTGCACGGGGTCGGCGACCCCTCGCTGGTATCGCCGGATAGCCGCACCCTCGATGACTACTATTTGTCTCGACCGGGGGTCGACGACATACAACTCGATCTGTTCCTGGACTACGCCTCAAACGTTGCGCTGTACCCGAGATTCCAGGAATATTTGCGGAACTGGCAGCCGCGAGTCCTCGCAGTGTGGGGGCGCACCGATCCCTTTTTCCTGCCCGCTGGCGCAGCAGCGTTCCGCCGTGATGTTCCTGAGGCCGATGTGCGGTTCTTCGATACAGGTCATTTCGCGTTGGAAACGCACGCCCGGGAGATTGGCCATGCGATTGTGGAGTTTCTGACCAAGGCTCCGGCGTGA
- a CDS encoding acyl-CoA dehydrogenase family protein: MIEESATADPVGVPVHQDLVSRAGELKPLLQAHATTGEINRRLDDRVISALTEAGMFRIHKPMRFGGYEATQRTLLAVTEILGQADASAAWVVTVNATAAWVVARGSQKLQSEIFGVNPDARLAGGSEPVPARMGQNGIYVSGRWGFASGCTHADWFSVTAATTDESGQTTGTYCLMPASEFTVEDTWHVVGMRGTASNTLVTRDLFVPKHRMIPLDALTENSPSADTALYRLPLGPIGASGLVGPLLGVGQAALDLVCSNAAGKPLHNTVFPRQSDSTGVQIQIAEAKMQLYSARLHAYDVADQLDTAAAQGRSVGYSARARMRAQCAHAVQLVLKALNTLLNVHGAASFAEANPMQRFWRDANTAARHAALNAVVGYEVYGKALLGIEERVAPMV, translated from the coding sequence ATGATTGAGGAATCAGCGACCGCCGACCCCGTCGGCGTGCCGGTTCACCAGGATTTGGTATCCCGAGCAGGAGAGCTGAAGCCGCTGCTCCAAGCGCACGCTACGACCGGGGAGATCAACCGCAGACTCGACGATCGGGTGATCAGTGCCCTGACTGAAGCCGGGATGTTTCGCATCCACAAACCAATGCGGTTCGGGGGCTACGAGGCGACTCAACGAACGCTACTGGCTGTCACCGAGATTCTCGGCCAGGCGGACGCGTCCGCGGCGTGGGTGGTGACCGTCAACGCGACTGCGGCGTGGGTGGTCGCGCGAGGTTCACAGAAGCTGCAAAGCGAGATATTTGGCGTTAATCCGGATGCGCGCCTTGCCGGGGGCAGCGAGCCCGTTCCGGCTCGCATGGGACAGAACGGGATATATGTCAGCGGTCGCTGGGGTTTCGCGTCCGGCTGCACACACGCGGATTGGTTCTCGGTCACGGCCGCGACTACCGACGAATCCGGCCAAACCACCGGCACCTATTGCCTGATGCCGGCAAGCGAGTTCACGGTGGAGGACACCTGGCATGTGGTAGGGATGCGTGGAACCGCGAGCAACACCCTGGTAACACGGGATCTGTTCGTACCAAAGCACAGGATGATTCCCCTGGATGCCCTGACCGAGAATTCACCATCCGCCGACACGGCGCTATATCGCCTCCCGCTGGGACCGATCGGGGCGTCGGGCCTGGTAGGCCCCTTGCTTGGCGTGGGCCAAGCGGCACTAGATTTGGTCTGCTCTAATGCGGCAGGTAAACCGCTGCATAACACCGTCTTTCCGCGCCAAAGCGACTCCACCGGTGTGCAGATCCAGATCGCGGAGGCCAAAATGCAGCTGTACAGCGCACGCCTGCACGCTTACGATGTGGCGGATCAGCTCGACACTGCGGCGGCCCAAGGTCGCTCCGTCGGGTACAGCGCACGCGCGCGCATGCGAGCACAATGCGCGCACGCTGTTCAGCTAGTGCTGAAGGCGCTCAATACGTTACTCAATGTCCACGGAGCCGCCAGCTTCGCCGAGGCCAATCCGATGCAGCGGTTCTGGCGAGACGCCAACACAGCCGCGCGGCATGCCGCCCTCAATGCGGTCGTCGGTTATGAGGTGTACGGCAAGGCACTTCTCGGCATCGAGGAACGCGTGGCGCCGATGGTTTGA
- a CDS encoding winged helix-turn-helix transcriptional regulator produces the protein MASAVLGDEVVCSVERAVHVLGARWTPLILRELYYGCTRFDEIRQRLGIATNLLTTRLGDLVESGVIERVPYKDGHARTRHEYRLTAAGRDTLLILGALQQWGDRHQPRTKGPSVLRRRRGGGGQLRVAFVDEEGREVALDDVEMVPAN, from the coding sequence ATGGCGTCGGCCGTCCTTGGCGACGAGGTGGTCTGTTCGGTGGAGCGAGCAGTCCATGTGCTCGGTGCACGGTGGACGCCGCTGATCCTGCGCGAGCTCTACTACGGATGCACCCGCTTCGATGAGATACGGCAGCGCCTGGGTATCGCCACGAACCTCCTCACGACTCGTCTTGGCGACCTCGTCGAGAGCGGTGTGATTGAACGGGTGCCGTACAAGGATGGGCACGCGCGAACGCGACACGAGTATCGCTTGACCGCTGCCGGTCGTGACACCCTTCTTATCCTCGGGGCATTGCAACAGTGGGGCGATCGGCACCAGCCGCGCACCAAGGGGCCGTCGGTTCTGCGGCGCCGGCGGGGCGGTGGCGGTCAGCTACGTGTGGCGTTTGTGGATGAGGAAGGTCGTGAAGTTGCGCTTGACGACGTTGAGATGGTCCCGGCCAATTGA
- a CDS encoding alpha/beta fold hydrolase, with the protein MTIRPRRRPAWGKKAARDCGATGPPAATIRLFAPRLPTVLKNLAGVKHALIAIMASALTMSGCEADVATIGPTQPTRYHSSSIDGLSIFYREAGPAYAPTIVLLHGFPSSSRMYEPLFARLSSRFHLIAPDYPGFGHSSTPPATSFAYTFDHITEIVEKFTEGIGLKRYVLYMQDYGGPVGIRLAIHHPERVQGFIVQNAVFHAVGLGPLWRKREEFWANRAANETEFRATFLSAETTRQRHIGSNPCADTIDPDRWTDELEFLSRPGEADIQTDLFYDYRTNVASYPRWGAWLRQNQPRSLVVWGRYDPSFRVDEVSAYQKDVPATETRLLDAGHFALNDRPDEVAQLVAAFLDGISK; encoded by the coding sequence GTGACCATCCGACCCAGGCGCCGCCCCGCGTGGGGGAAGAAGGCGGCACGCGATTGCGGTGCTACTGGGCCCCCAGCTGCCACTATCCGGCTGTTTGCGCCTCGGCTGCCGACGGTTCTGAAAAATCTTGCCGGGGTCAAGCACGCGCTCATAGCAATAATGGCCTCGGCATTGACAATGTCCGGCTGTGAAGCCGACGTGGCAACGATAGGTCCGACTCAGCCGACGCGGTACCATTCTTCATCCATCGACGGATTGTCGATCTTCTATCGCGAAGCTGGGCCGGCATACGCCCCGACAATAGTGTTGCTTCACGGTTTCCCGTCATCATCCCGGATGTACGAACCGTTATTCGCCCGGCTATCGTCAAGATTCCACCTTATCGCACCGGACTATCCTGGATTCGGTCATAGTTCCACTCCTCCCGCCACGTCGTTCGCGTATACGTTCGATCATATAACCGAGATCGTCGAGAAGTTCACTGAAGGAATTGGGCTGAAACGGTACGTCCTCTATATGCAGGATTACGGCGGCCCCGTTGGTATACGGCTTGCAATTCACCATCCCGAGCGAGTGCAGGGGTTCATCGTACAAAATGCTGTTTTTCACGCGGTAGGTCTCGGCCCCTTGTGGCGTAAGCGCGAAGAGTTCTGGGCTAACCGAGCCGCCAATGAGACCGAATTCCGGGCGACGTTTCTTTCTGCCGAGACGACGCGTCAACGTCATATCGGATCGAATCCGTGTGCCGACACCATCGACCCGGACCGATGGACCGACGAGCTCGAATTTCTATCGCGTCCTGGCGAGGCCGATATTCAAACGGACCTGTTTTATGACTACCGCACCAATGTTGCTAGCTACCCACGCTGGGGTGCATGGCTGCGCCAAAATCAGCCTCGGTCGTTGGTGGTCTGGGGCCGATACGATCCATCGTTCCGAGTCGACGAGGTGTCTGCTTATCAGAAAGACGTGCCAGCGACCGAGACGCGCCTCCTCGATGCCGGACACTTCGCGCTCAACGACCGCCCAGACGAAGTCGCACAGTTGGTTGCCGCATTCCTCGACGGAATCTCGAAGTAG
- a CDS encoding TetR/AcrR family transcriptional regulator, whose amino-acid sequence MSDTAARLMDLAEAHIRDAGYNGYSFRDLAAEAGIKSSSVHHHFPTKAALTAAVARRYTDSVLAAVAEAADKEGSDVICVYRDLFRTALLRDGRMCLGGALGAEAGGLPPEVAHEAREFFSRLAGDLAARVGGSDARARALHVLATLEGAMILARSLNDPGAFDSATAGLT is encoded by the coding sequence GTGAGCGACACCGCAGCGCGGCTGATGGATCTTGCCGAAGCTCACATCCGTGATGCTGGCTACAACGGATACAGCTTCCGTGATTTGGCGGCAGAAGCCGGGATCAAAAGCTCCAGCGTGCACCACCATTTCCCCACCAAGGCCGCACTGACCGCCGCTGTCGCACGCCGCTACACCGACAGCGTGCTGGCTGCGGTTGCGGAGGCAGCTGACAAAGAGGGGTCAGATGTCATCTGCGTCTATCGTGACCTCTTTCGGACGGCACTTCTGCGGGACGGACGGATGTGCCTGGGTGGCGCCCTAGGCGCCGAAGCCGGTGGCCTGCCGCCCGAAGTGGCCCATGAAGCTCGCGAATTCTTCAGCCGCCTGGCCGGCGACCTTGCCGCCCGAGTCGGCGGTTCGGACGCCCGGGCACGCGCCCTGCACGTCCTCGCCACGCTCGAGGGGGCCATGATTCTCGCACGCTCCCTCAACGATCCCGGCGCCTTCGACAGCGCCACCGCCGGCTTGACCTGA
- a CDS encoding CGNR zinc finger domain-containing protein has protein sequence MPSVCPPAFFVADSLGLDFLNSRASPKGTVVEWLADGEGLIAWLEQSQLLDSQTSELIRTIARPGELDNIAAQARELREWFRAFVEKYRGAALPRAALGDLAPLNALLERDDSYRLVAMRSQTPPESPAHVEDSDGVAFERILMRRWDSPASLLLPLADAVADAVCSADFSHIKRCAGPACTLVFLDKTKTRARRWCSMAVCGNRAKQSAYREKLKQS, from the coding sequence ATGCCGTCCGTATGTCCTCCCGCCTTCTTCGTCGCCGATTCGTTGGGACTCGATTTCTTGAACTCGCGGGCCAGCCCGAAGGGAACAGTTGTTGAGTGGTTGGCTGATGGCGAAGGCTTGATTGCTTGGCTGGAGCAGTCGCAGCTGCTGGACTCGCAAACATCGGAGCTGATCCGGACGATCGCGAGGCCGGGCGAACTCGACAACATCGCGGCGCAGGCGCGTGAGCTCCGCGAATGGTTCCGTGCCTTCGTCGAGAAGTACCGTGGTGCAGCTTTGCCCCGCGCGGCGTTGGGCGACCTGGCGCCGTTGAACGCGTTGCTCGAGCGGGACGACAGTTACCGCCTGGTTGCGATGCGAAGCCAGACCCCTCCGGAGAGCCCCGCGCACGTGGAGGACAGCGATGGGGTGGCTTTCGAGCGGATACTGATGCGGAGGTGGGACTCACCTGCGTCGCTACTGCTGCCGCTTGCTGATGCGGTGGCCGATGCCGTTTGCTCAGCAGACTTCTCTCACATCAAACGATGCGCAGGACCTGCCTGCACGCTGGTCTTCCTCGATAAGACGAAGACGCGTGCGCGCCGGTGGTGCAGTATGGCGGTGTGCGGGAACCGCGCCAAGCAGTCGGCGTACCGCGAGAAGTTGAAGCAATCCTAA
- a CDS encoding enoyl-CoA hydratase/isomerase family protein has product MSSDQFSIDTVSPAYWRITFNNGPVNLIDVDTIHQLGELVDLATHDVQLRVMVFRSDNPDFFMAHWDLLADKTRLAAMPPGPTGLHPYLDNLVRLSKLPVATISVLRGRARGAGSEFALATDIRFASERAILGHFEVGVGAVPGGGPMARLSRLVGRGRALEILLGAEDLDAARAAQYGYVNRVIPDADIEDEVHAFAWRIAGFDQTAIARTKQFVDGPTLPESAELAPALTAFFETAGRPDAQVLIRDLFAHGLQQADGVERDLGKQIAIHARNRT; this is encoded by the coding sequence GTGAGCAGCGACCAGTTCTCCATCGACACTGTCTCGCCGGCATACTGGCGAATCACCTTCAACAATGGACCCGTGAACCTCATAGACGTTGACACGATTCACCAGCTCGGCGAACTCGTAGATCTCGCCACCCATGACGTTCAGCTGCGAGTAATGGTCTTCCGCAGCGACAACCCAGATTTCTTCATGGCCCATTGGGATCTGCTGGCAGACAAGACACGTCTAGCTGCCATGCCGCCCGGGCCAACTGGCCTACACCCCTATCTCGACAATCTGGTGCGCTTGAGCAAGCTTCCCGTCGCGACAATCTCCGTCCTGCGAGGTCGTGCGCGCGGCGCAGGGAGCGAGTTCGCGCTCGCGACCGATATCCGGTTCGCCTCGGAGAGGGCTATTCTCGGGCACTTCGAGGTCGGCGTCGGCGCAGTGCCCGGTGGAGGGCCGATGGCTCGGCTGAGCCGTCTTGTCGGACGGGGGCGTGCACTAGAAATCCTTTTGGGCGCCGAGGACCTCGATGCTGCTAGGGCTGCTCAGTACGGCTACGTCAATCGAGTGATACCCGATGCCGACATTGAGGACGAGGTTCATGCGTTCGCCTGGCGTATCGCCGGATTCGACCAGACCGCGATAGCTCGTACCAAGCAGTTCGTCGACGGCCCCACCCTGCCTGAATCGGCGGAATTGGCCCCGGCTCTGACGGCATTCTTCGAGACGGCTGGCCGGCCGGACGCCCAAGTGCTCATTCGCGACTTATTCGCACACGGTTTGCAGCAAGCCGATGGCGTCGAGCGCGACCTTGGAAAGCAGATCGCTATCCATGCCCGTAACCGAACTTGA
- a CDS encoding FMN-dependent NADH-azoreductase, whose protein sequence is MTKLLFIQASPRKADSESIQIATSYLNALRAKNSDIEVDTLELWDTVLPAFDGEKAAAKMNVIAGRGPDLQQTAWDQVVEIAERFISADRYLFAVPMWNGGIPYRLKHYIDLIHQPGLLWGLDPQTGYYGLLENKHATLVLTSGVYAQGVPAAFGVDYHSTYLRAWLNQAGVTEIDELRFQPSMLTADPAGDLEVANRRAVELGTADRHQVLKPTA, encoded by the coding sequence ATGACCAAGCTGCTGTTCATCCAGGCCTCGCCGCGCAAGGCCGATTCGGAGTCGATCCAGATCGCCACCTCCTACCTGAACGCTTTACGCGCCAAGAACTCAGATATCGAAGTCGACACGCTTGAGTTGTGGGACACCGTCCTCCCAGCCTTTGACGGCGAAAAGGCAGCGGCCAAGATGAACGTCATCGCCGGGCGCGGTCCAGATTTGCAACAGACGGCATGGGATCAGGTTGTCGAGATCGCTGAACGTTTCATCTCCGCAGATCGCTATCTTTTTGCTGTGCCGATGTGGAATGGTGGCATCCCCTATCGTCTGAAGCACTACATCGATCTCATCCACCAGCCCGGCTTGCTGTGGGGGCTCGATCCGCAAACGGGCTACTACGGGCTGCTCGAGAACAAGCACGCAACTCTTGTGTTGACCTCCGGCGTCTACGCGCAAGGCGTTCCCGCGGCCTTCGGCGTGGATTACCACTCCACCTATCTGCGCGCCTGGCTGAATCAGGCCGGCGTGACCGAGATCGACGAGCTGCGCTTCCAGCCCTCAATGCTCACCGCGGATCCTGCAGGCGATCTCGAAGTGGCCAACCGGCGCGCGGTCGAACTGGGCACCGCCGACAGGCATCAGGTGCTGAAACCGACGGCCTGA
- the crcB gene encoding fluoride efflux transporter CrcB, producing MANRDYRELAAVFAGGAVGTLARSALNTAVVRDAEHWPWSTFTVNIVGAFLLGYFTTRLLERLPASSYRRPLLGTGLCGGLTTFSTMQVETIEMLEHGHWAMAVGYTASSLVVGLLAVHVASALVRRARVRG from the coding sequence GTGGCAAACCGCGACTACCGCGAGTTGGCGGCGGTCTTCGCCGGCGGGGCGGTGGGCACCCTGGCCCGCTCCGCCCTGAACACCGCCGTCGTCCGCGACGCGGAACACTGGCCCTGGTCCACGTTCACCGTCAACATCGTCGGCGCCTTCCTGCTGGGCTACTTCACCACACGATTGCTCGAGCGCCTACCGGCGTCGAGTTACCGGCGCCCGCTGCTGGGCACCGGATTGTGCGGCGGGCTCACCACGTTTTCGACGATGCAGGTCGAGACCATCGAGATGCTCGAACACGGCCACTGGGCCATGGCGGTCGGCTACACGGCCAGCAGCCTGGTGGTGGGACTGCTGGCCGTGCACGTCGCCAGCGCGCTGGTGCGGCGAGCGCGGGTACGCGGATGA
- a CDS encoding nuclear transport factor 2 family protein: protein METSPTNSYLGQEKDIMSTITDNTASNKSVNLVQRFYAALAHGDTPGVLTLLHDNVHWTEAERFPYYSGTWVGPQAVHYNLLKRLAEDWEVFDAKADDFIVEGARVVSFGSYSGVYKKTGKSLLAPFAHLWAVQDEKIVSFRMYTDTAKVLDAMQ from the coding sequence ATGGAAACGTCCCCGACCAATAGCTATCTCGGACAAGAAAAGGACATCATGTCGACAATTACGGACAATACTGCATCCAACAAATCGGTGAATCTGGTACAGCGCTTCTACGCAGCGTTGGCGCATGGCGATACACCCGGGGTACTTACCCTACTTCACGACAACGTTCATTGGACTGAGGCTGAAAGATTCCCGTACTATAGCGGCACCTGGGTTGGACCGCAGGCCGTTCACTACAATTTACTCAAGCGGCTTGCAGAAGATTGGGAAGTATTCGACGCCAAAGCAGACGATTTCATCGTCGAGGGCGCACGCGTGGTGTCGTTCGGGTCTTACTCCGGTGTTTACAAGAAGACCGGAAAATCACTGCTGGCGCCATTTGCCCATCTTTGGGCGGTCCAAGACGAGAAAATCGTTAGCTTTCGTATGTACACAGACACCGCAAAAGTGCTCGACGCCATGCAGTGA
- the crcB gene encoding fluoride efflux transporter CrcB, protein MTITTAFVWTGVAVVGGLGSVLRFLVDRTVARRAGRSFPFGTLTVNITGAALLGFLGGLALNKEAALLAGTAFVGAYTTFSTWMLETQRLGEERQTWAVLANIVVSVALGLAAAFLGQWAAQQI, encoded by the coding sequence ATGACGATCACGACGGCTTTCGTCTGGACCGGCGTCGCCGTCGTCGGCGGCCTAGGGTCGGTACTGCGTTTCCTGGTGGACCGCACGGTCGCTCGGCGCGCGGGCCGGTCCTTTCCATTCGGCACCCTGACGGTCAACATCACGGGGGCCGCGCTGCTGGGCTTCCTCGGCGGCCTGGCGCTCAACAAAGAGGCCGCCCTGCTGGCCGGCACCGCGTTCGTAGGCGCGTACACCACGTTCTCTACGTGGATGCTCGAAACCCAGCGTCTGGGCGAGGAGCGCCAGACCTGGGCGGTGTTGGCCAACATCGTCGTCAGCGTCGCGCTCGGTTTGGCGGCGGCCTTCCTCGGGCAGTGGGCCGCGCAGCAGATCTGA
- the pgm gene encoding phosphoglucomutase (alpha-D-glucose-1,6-bisphosphate-dependent), which translates to MAHPRAGQPAQPEDLVDLPHLVTSYYSIQPDPDDVAQQVVFGTSGHRGSALNGAFNEAHILAITQAIVEYRVAHGTTGPLFIGRDTHGLSEPAWVSALEVLAANDVVAVVDSRDRYTPTPAISHAILTYNRGRTHALADGIVVTPSHNPPPDGGFKYNPPNGGPADTDATNAIAKRANEILRDGSGVQRVPLARALGAVQRHDYLGNYVDDLPNVVDIDAIRAAGVRIGADPLGGASVDYWAEIASRHRLDLTVVNPLVDATWRFMTLDHDGKIRMDCSSPDAMASLIANRDRYQIATGNDADSDRHGIVTPDEGLLNPNHYLAVAIDYLYTHRPSWPEGIAVGKTAVSSSIIDRVVAGLGRKLVEVPVGFKWFVDGLIGGTIGFGGEESAGASFLRRDGSVWTTDKDGIILALLASEILAVTGLSPSQRYRELTAEYGTPYYARVDAPANRDQKARLARLSPEQVTATELAGEPIVAKLTAAPGNGAPLGGLKVTTANAWFAARPSGTEDVYKIYAESFNGPEHLAEVQRMAREVVNQVIG; encoded by the coding sequence ATGGCCCACCCGCGTGCCGGTCAGCCGGCCCAGCCCGAAGACCTCGTCGATCTGCCCCATCTCGTCACGTCCTATTACTCGATCCAGCCGGATCCGGACGACGTCGCCCAGCAGGTGGTGTTCGGCACCTCGGGGCACCGCGGCTCGGCGCTCAACGGCGCCTTCAACGAGGCCCACATCCTGGCGATCACCCAGGCGATCGTCGAGTATCGCGTTGCGCACGGCACCACCGGGCCGCTGTTCATCGGGCGCGACACGCACGGCCTGTCCGAGCCGGCGTGGGTGTCGGCGCTGGAGGTGCTGGCCGCCAACGACGTGGTGGCCGTCGTCGACTCGAGGGACCGCTACACGCCGACGCCCGCGATCAGCCACGCCATCCTCACCTACAACCGCGGCCGCACCCACGCGCTGGCCGACGGGATCGTCGTGACGCCGTCGCACAACCCGCCGCCCGACGGTGGTTTCAAGTACAACCCACCCAACGGGGGTCCTGCCGACACCGACGCCACCAACGCAATCGCCAAGCGCGCCAACGAGATTCTGCGGGACGGTTCGGGGGTCCAGCGGGTGCCGCTGGCCCGCGCGCTGGGAGCCGTCCAGCGGCACGACTACCTCGGCAACTATGTCGACGACCTGCCCAACGTGGTCGATATCGATGCGATCCGCGCGGCCGGGGTGCGGATCGGCGCCGACCCGCTCGGCGGGGCCAGCGTGGACTACTGGGCCGAGATCGCGTCGCGGCATCGGCTGGACCTGACGGTGGTCAACCCGCTGGTCGATGCGACGTGGCGGTTCATGACGCTCGACCACGACGGCAAGATCCGGATGGACTGCAGCTCGCCGGACGCGATGGCCTCGCTCATCGCCAACCGGGATCGCTACCAGATCGCCACCGGCAACGACGCCGACTCCGACCGCCATGGCATCGTCACCCCCGACGAGGGCCTGCTGAACCCGAACCACTACCTGGCGGTGGCCATCGACTACTTGTACACCCACCGGCCGTCGTGGCCGGAGGGCATCGCGGTGGGCAAGACCGCGGTCAGCTCGTCGATCATCGACCGCGTGGTGGCCGGCCTCGGCCGCAAGCTGGTCGAGGTGCCCGTCGGCTTCAAGTGGTTCGTCGACGGCCTGATCGGCGGCACCATCGGGTTCGGCGGCGAGGAGTCGGCGGGGGCGTCGTTTTTGCGGCGCGACGGATCGGTTTGGACCACCGACAAGGACGGCATCATCCTGGCGCTGCTGGCCTCGGAGATCCTGGCCGTCACCGGCCTGAGCCCGTCGCAGCGCTACCGGGAGCTGACCGCCGAGTACGGCACGCCGTACTACGCGCGGGTCGACGCGCCCGCCAACCGTGACCAGAAGGCGCGGCTGGCCAGGCTGTCGCCCGAGCAGGTCACCGCGACCGAGCTGGCGGGGGAGCCGATCGTGGCGAAGCTGACCGCCGCGCCAGGCAACGGGGCGCCGCTGGGCGGGCTGAAGGTGACGACCGCCAACGCCTGGTTCGCCGCGCGCCCGTCGGGCACCGAGGACGTCTACAAGATCTACGCGGAGTCGTTCAACGGGCCCGAACACCTGGCCGAGGTGCAGCGGATGGCTCGTGAGGTGGTCAATCAGGTCATCGGGTGA
- a CDS encoding mycofactocin-coupled SDR family oxidoreductase: MTGCFEGKVAFITGAARGQGRSHAVRFAEEGADIIAVDICEQIDTVHYPLATREDLDETINLVEKTGRRIVAEPADVRDFARLQSVLTNAVDELGRLDFVIANAGIGSGLGPTQPTMHAYLDAIDVMLNGVYFTVEAALPWLLKHGDGGAIVITSSAAGFVSLGRSFNTRNPGLAGYTAAKHGVIGLMRYFATTLAEKNIRVNSVHPTGVATTMIQNDAVGTYATEHPEFAAAFRNLIPVEAIETSDVTEAMVYLCNQSGRYVTGTTLPLDAGLLLK, translated from the coding sequence ATGACAGGGTGCTTCGAGGGGAAGGTTGCTTTCATCACCGGCGCTGCAAGGGGGCAGGGCCGTAGTCACGCCGTGCGGTTTGCAGAAGAAGGCGCCGACATTATCGCTGTCGACATCTGTGAACAGATCGATACCGTGCACTATCCCTTGGCTACACGTGAGGATCTCGATGAGACGATCAACCTAGTCGAGAAGACGGGACGCCGGATCGTGGCCGAGCCTGCCGACGTGCGGGACTTCGCACGTCTTCAGTCGGTGCTCACCAACGCTGTTGACGAGCTCGGCCGGCTCGACTTTGTCATCGCCAACGCGGGCATAGGTTCGGGTCTCGGCCCCACGCAGCCGACGATGCACGCTTACCTCGATGCAATCGACGTCATGCTTAACGGCGTCTATTTTACGGTTGAAGCGGCTCTGCCGTGGCTGCTAAAGCACGGTGACGGAGGCGCGATCGTCATCACCAGCTCCGCGGCAGGATTTGTATCGCTGGGACGGAGCTTCAATACGCGAAACCCAGGCCTGGCAGGCTACACAGCAGCAAAGCACGGTGTGATCGGGTTGATGCGCTACTTTGCAACTACCTTGGCGGAGAAGAATATCCGAGTCAATTCGGTCCACCCGACGGGGGTCGCCACAACCATGATCCAAAACGACGCGGTGGGGACGTACGCCACCGAGCATCCAGAATTCGCGGCGGCATTCAGGAACTTGATTCCGGTGGAGGCAATCGAAACCTCTGATGTCACCGAGGCGATGGTCTACTTATGCAACCAGTCCGGTCGCTATGTCACCGGCACCACGTTGCCATTGGACGCAGGGCTTCTCCTCAAGTGA